Genomic segment of Candidatus Deferrimicrobiaceae bacterium:
CGTCCATCCGGATCGCCGTGTAGTGCACGAATACGTCCTTATCTCCGTCTTGCTCGATAAACCCGTACCCCTTCGTCTCGTTGAACCACTTCACCTTCCCGGTG
This window contains:
- a CDS encoding cold-shock protein; its protein translation is TGKVKWFNETKGYGFIEQDGDKDVFVHYTAIRMDGYRTLKEGQSVVYTILETPKGLQASEVVAM